CCGTCAATCCCCCAGGGCCTACGACTCGTGGCAAGATGCTTGGGACGGGGGGTGACATGCGCATAGCCTCATCAATACAGGCAGGCAAGTACGCAATCCTCTGAAGTTCCGCAGAAGCAAATCGTATAGGACACTTTACGTTGGATCCCTTCTTTCCTACGTCTTCAGGCGATAGGGGGAAAGCTTCACGAATTTCGCGGGTCAGACGTTTAAGTGTACGGGGATTGTGGGTCAGATAAAACAAGGTCGAAGTTGTCGCCGTGATCATGCCATCTGTACCACCAATGATGAAAAGACTCGCTTCAGAAATGAGTTCTTCTGTAGAGAAGGTATTGCCAGTCTTGGGATCGCGCGATGCGAGAAGTGCTTGCCAAATATCTCTGTACGGCATAGATGATTGCTCCAGGCGCCAGAGGGCGAAAGATCGACTGACTGACATCAAGTTGCCCACGCCAACGATGAGTTCTTTGAACAATACCTTGTGTAGATTGCAGAAAAAGAGGGATTGCATATGGCCCACCTTGAGGGCAAAATGTTAGCCAGTTGAATAATATCGTGGATCTCTCATTACCGTTATTTATTCCTCTGTAAATGAAACGCCGAAACGCCGCTTTGATTTGACTTACCAAGTGGATTCCAGCGACACCGTTGGGTAAATCTTTAACAAAGTGTCGATACTTTGGATCTCTTTGGACATTCCATGTTCGGCCAAAAGTCACAGAGCCCATGATATCGGCAATACAGAAAGCGACAGCGTATGACATGTCTTTACCTGGGCTCCAGCCATGCTCTCCTTGTGATTTGCTCCCAGCTCCCTCGCCAATGATGCTGATAAACTCATCAAGGTGTGGCGTTACTTGGTCTTCGAATTCTTTAACCGCAGCCGGTGTAATGGCAGTCATATTGACTCGGCGCCTGAAAGCATGCGCCTTGTGGTCCACAGTGGTGAGAGACATCTCTGCTCCGAAGAAGCGCTTGAAAGAGCCATACGCATCAGCCTTGAAAGTGTTGGAATTGACATCGTGAAGATCTCGAGACGCCCTTGCAGAGTTGATTGATAGTCGGTTAGGTCCAAATCGAACGAATTTCCCTTTGAGCATAAGTTGACGAGTCAAAATGGCGTATCAATGACAAGAAACGTACCATATTTCTTGTGCTGCTTATCAAGCTCGAGATGGCGGCCTCCCTCGGCGATCCAATAAACAGTGTACCAGTCAGTGAGCGACGCGATCAAAGGTCCTGGATATTTGGCGAGAGGATGAAAAGCGAGCTTGTAGACTAGATTCGAGAAGAACTATGGCAAACAACCACATTAGCGCTCAATGAAAAGTAAAATAGCGCGATGTGAAACGGTGTTTGGATAGTTCTTGATCTGAATGACTTGAAAACGCGGAAAATTTGAGTAGTGCATTCAACGCACCCattcaaagaagatgataGCTGCGGCTTGTGTATACCAAAGAAGGTTACGAGGTTGCTGCAAGTGGAAATATGACAATGTGGCTAGTCCTAGGCAGATGCTTGCGAAGGCGCAAGCAGGGATAATGTGAAAGGCCATGGCTAGGGGCTGTTTCTCAGTGAGATTGAACGGAGTTTTCGGAAGGAGATGCGGTCATTGGCGGCAATGTCTACTCCTGGAGGATAAATAGAGCTCTTTGCTGAAAACTACGGTAAATCGTATTATTGACACCTGATATCAGCCTGGGTCATCGAAACTTCAGGTATCGGCCTCATGTGATGACAGGAAGAGGCGATGGTCATGGGTTGGATCTGATGATTTGCAGGAATAGAGTATCTGGAGGCGGTCAATTTGCTTATATGGTAGAACTGTCTGGAGAATACATAGATTGGTCAGCATACTGACCGAGGAGCGAACAGAATCGTGTTTGCTACCTGCTCATTCGTGCTaccatactccgtactccgtacaccATTAAGAATGAAAGCACAAGCATCGGTATTAGCAGGGGGGCGGGGCGTGTGCTTCACTATTGAGGGGGTACAAGTAATTGAAGTTAATAAGATGACCCACAACACAATGAGTGTGGGCTATCCGTTTGTCCAAGCGTGGTGATGTTGGCTTCTGAGCTGGAAGTTGTTCAAAGACTCTGTTGTGAGAGTTGAATGACTTCAATCGAAAGTCTCCGGCTCCTCCTACTGTAGAAATAGAGCTATATTAGTGTATCACAGCTTAGAGTGAGACGGAATCGCGGGATCGTCATTCATTGTCACATCTCTCTCCACAAAAACCACACAGCACAGACCTGGAAAGATGATCATGAAAAAGGCACCGTGGATCCTGGTCTCCTTAAAAGTCGGGGCCATGTAGTGAAGTGGTGCAATGCCCTCTTTCATGCTCTTGGTTTAAATTGGAAGAGAATGGTCAATAGAGTGAACGTGCGCCGGGTATGAGAATATGTACATATAGCTCGGCCAGATCCGCTCCCCCTGTTAGTAGTTCAACTTCTTCGTCTTGGTAAAGAAGTATATCCCATGCCTCACTCATCTTGCTGGGCAAGCCTCAACTATTTCCCCTCCCGTTGTGCAAGCCATGGACAATTACACGTTGTTAGAAAAGGGAGTC
The sequence above is drawn from the Trichoderma breve strain T069 chromosome 5, whole genome shotgun sequence genome and encodes:
- a CDS encoding cytochrome p450 domain-containing protein, with amino-acid sequence MAFHIIPACAFASICLGLATLSYFHLQQPRNLLWYTQAAAIIFFEWFFSNLVYKLAFHPLAKYPGPLIASLTDWYTVYWIAEGGRHLELDKQHKKYGKFVRFGPNRLSINSARASRDLHDVNSNTFKADAYGSFKRFFGAEMSLTTVDHKAHAFRRRVNMTAITPAAVKEFEDQVTPHLDEFISIIGEGAGSKSQGEHGWSPGKDMSYAVAFCIADIMGSVTFGRTWNVQRDPKYRHFVKDLPNGVAGIHLVGHMQSLFFCNLHKVLFKELIVGVGNLMSVSRSFALWRLEQSSMPYRDIWQALLASRDPKTGNTFSTEELISEASLFIIGGTDGMITATTSTLFYLTHNPRTLKRLTREIREAFPLSPEDVGKKGSNRIAYLPACIDEAMRMSPPVPSILPRVVGPGGLTVDGEYFPAGVNLGIPHYSMHHSEDNFAEPLTYAPERWLPEERKESSKMRPAVGQSYGFTPFGGGRSSCIGKYLAYQEMSIALARLIWLLDIRLDPSSNMGEGIGDAQEGRGCKTEFQLYDRFVSSQKGPMLQFRYREELAA